A single Paracholeplasma manati DNA region contains:
- a CDS encoding type II toxin-antitoxin system antitoxin SocA domain-containing protein gives MKNIMNTYIKETTTTFQINDTTIIVPGKRRFDATTNEPVFDYDLDNALLIEAGKKYRESIHFDGEKLIEFRKKHDLTQALFAKILGISRKTLISYEKNYAIPNNQNLKLIQSMIKDETLLEKMSTHFNAPLTYKEMEVIGNIRVEESMDEYSGFQAINEDILISLMLFFSDKGISQTRLQKAMFYSDFLNYKTTGTSLTGLYYRKFPFGPYSEALNKLTDDLIRLEKMTRKLDYLMVSQEKVNLDFLTEPQFEIVKKIKRYIQKNDAKAVSDDSHLHNGWIHTTDFEKISYEFAVDMLDDFLNCE, from the coding sequence ATGAAAAATATAATGAACACCTATATTAAAGAAACCACTACTACATTTCAAATCAATGATACGACCATTATAGTACCAGGTAAGAGAAGGTTCGATGCCACGACAAATGAACCTGTTTTTGATTATGATTTAGACAATGCCTTGCTGATTGAAGCAGGTAAAAAATATCGAGAATCTATTCATTTTGACGGAGAAAAACTCATTGAGTTTCGTAAAAAACATGATTTGACACAAGCATTGTTTGCAAAAATCTTAGGGATATCTAGAAAAACACTCATTTCCTATGAAAAAAATTATGCCATCCCAAACAATCAAAATCTAAAACTGATACAGTCAATGATTAAAGATGAAACTTTACTTGAAAAAATGTCAACTCATTTCAATGCCCCACTAACCTATAAAGAGATGGAGGTCATAGGTAACATTAGAGTTGAGGAATCTATGGATGAATATTCTGGTTTCCAAGCCATTAATGAAGACATACTGATTTCATTGATGTTATTCTTTTCGGACAAAGGTATATCTCAAACACGACTTCAAAAAGCAATGTTTTATAGCGATTTTCTCAATTATAAAACCACAGGTACATCATTAACTGGATTATATTATCGAAAGTTTCCTTTTGGTCCTTACTCAGAAGCATTAAATAAATTGACAGACGATTTGATTAGACTTGAAAAAATGACTAGAAAATTGGATTATTTGATGGTTTCGCAAGAGAAAGTTAATCTAGATTTTCTCACTGAACCTCAATTCGAAATTGTTAAAAAAATCAAACGATACATACAAAAGAATGATGCTAAAGCTGTTTCAGATGATTCGCATCTCCATAATGGATGGATTCATACAACTGATTTCGAAAAAATTTCCTATGAATTTGCAGTCGATATGTTAGATGACTTCTTGAACTGTGAATAA
- a CDS encoding formate--tetrahydrofolate ligase codes for MKDDVTISLEAEKRHISEIARKYDIFDQELEPFGKWVAKIESSVYDRLKDKPNGKLILVTAITPTPFGEGKTTMTVGLVDSLNSIGKKTMGALREPSLGPVLGMKGGATGGGYAQVLPKEKINLHFTGDIHAITTTHNFLSAAIDNSLHFGNPLHLDLEKITWPRTLDMNDRAIREVQTEYRKDKFIITAASEIMAILCLAKDIKDLRQRLGDILIGYDVEGKEVHARALNIIDSMIILLQDALKPNLVQTLEHNGVLIHGGPFANIAHGCNSIIATQTALKLADYVVTEAGFGADLGAEKFIDIKTRYLGETPSVVVVVATLRALKYHGMAEGLSDLEALKIGIANLEKHTSNIRKFNLPYVIAINKFANDPDNELEFLMDWAKDNNHPISLAEVFLKGSVGGQDLAQKVVKLAENKHEVKRIYELSDDLFEKVEKIAQNIYGANAVVYSPKAQRKLKALNEQYHDYPVCVAKTPLSFSNDPKRRGMPHAFDLAIEDVRVSRGARFVVVLTKGIITMPGLPEVPNATKMFIDDLGNISGKL; via the coding sequence ATGAAAGACGACGTAACGATTTCTTTAGAAGCAGAAAAACGACACATCAGTGAGATTGCAAGAAAGTATGACATTTTCGATCAAGAATTGGAACCTTTTGGGAAATGGGTTGCAAAAATTGAATCATCCGTTTATGACCGTTTAAAAGATAAACCCAATGGCAAACTTATTCTCGTAACAGCCATTACCCCAACCCCATTTGGTGAAGGTAAAACCACCATGACCGTGGGCTTGGTAGATTCGCTCAATAGCATTGGAAAAAAGACCATGGGGGCTTTAAGAGAACCTTCATTAGGTCCTGTTTTAGGGATGAAGGGTGGCGCAACCGGTGGCGGTTACGCACAAGTCTTACCTAAAGAAAAAATCAACTTACACTTTACAGGCGATATCCACGCCATTACAACCACACATAACTTTTTATCTGCAGCCATCGATAATTCATTACACTTTGGTAACCCGCTTCATTTAGACCTTGAAAAAATCACTTGGCCAAGAACATTAGACATGAACGACAGAGCCATTCGTGAGGTTCAAACAGAATACCGTAAAGACAAATTCATCATCACTGCAGCCTCTGAAATCATGGCTATTTTGTGTTTAGCAAAAGACATTAAAGATTTAAGACAACGCTTAGGGGATATTTTGATTGGCTATGATGTTGAAGGTAAAGAAGTCCACGCGAGAGCACTCAACATCATTGACTCGATGATCATTCTTTTACAAGACGCTTTGAAACCAAACTTAGTTCAAACCTTAGAACACAACGGTGTCTTAATCCATGGCGGTCCATTCGCGAACATCGCCCACGGCTGTAACTCAATTATCGCGACACAAACCGCTTTAAAACTCGCTGACTATGTCGTTACTGAAGCTGGATTTGGTGCGGACTTAGGTGCGGAAAAGTTCATCGACATCAAAACCAGATACTTGGGTGAAACCCCAAGTGTGGTGGTTGTGGTTGCGACACTGCGTGCCCTTAAATACCACGGTATGGCAGAAGGTTTATCCGATTTAGAAGCCTTAAAGATTGGGATCGCGAACTTAGAAAAACATACTTCTAATATTCGTAAATTCAACTTACCATATGTCATCGCGATCAATAAGTTTGCGAACGACCCAGATAATGAACTTGAATTCTTAATGGATTGGGCCAAGGATAACAACCACCCAATCAGCCTAGCAGAAGTGTTCTTGAAAGGTTCAGTAGGTGGACAAGACTTAGCTCAAAAAGTCGTTAAGCTTGCGGAAAATAAGCATGAAGTCAAACGTATTTATGAATTATCGGATGATTTGTTTGAAAAAGTTGAAAAGATTGCTCAAAATATCTATGGTGCGAACGCGGTGGTCTATTCACCAAAAGCACAAAGAAAACTCAAAGCACTCAATGAACAATACCATGACTACCCAGTTTGTGTCGCGAAAACACCACTATCTTTCTCGAACGATCCTAAACGCAGAGGCATGCCTCATGCCTTTGATTTAGCGATTGAAGATGTCCGTGTTTCAAGAGGTGCACGTTTTGTGGTTGTGTTAACCAAAGGCATCATCACCATGCCTGGTTTACCAGAAGTACCGAACGCAACCAAGATGTTCATCGATGACTTAGGCAACATTTCAGGCAAACTCTAA
- the folD gene encoding bifunctional methylenetetrahydrofolate dehydrogenase/methenyltetrahydrofolate cyclohydrolase FolD has translation MILDGKGLARQNEITLKEKVKSLKQKFGFTPTLRVILVGENPASIAYVNSKKKACDRVGIDGEIIRLPIDIQEEALIDKIESLNHDPKVDGILVQLPLPKHINETFVLNKVSPDKDVDGLHTINAGKLFTKQPGVVPATPLGVMMLLNHYKIQTEGKYAVVVGRSNLVGMPLAKLLNDADATVTVVHRKTTDLASFTRQADILCVAVGKPNFITKDMVKPGAVVVDVGINRVGDILVGDVDFEGVKDVAYYITPVPGGVGPMTISALLFNVLFQYEVKHHD, from the coding sequence ATGATTTTAGACGGTAAAGGTCTAGCAAGACAAAATGAAATCACCCTCAAAGAAAAGGTTAAATCATTAAAACAAAAATTCGGATTTACACCCACTTTAAGGGTCATTTTAGTGGGAGAAAATCCCGCATCTATCGCTTATGTAAACTCAAAGAAAAAAGCGTGTGATCGTGTCGGTATCGATGGCGAAATCATTCGCTTACCCATCGATATTCAAGAAGAAGCACTGATTGATAAGATTGAATCCCTTAACCACGACCCTAAGGTCGATGGGATACTCGTTCAATTACCCTTACCAAAACACATCAATGAAACCTTTGTTTTAAACAAGGTATCTCCTGATAAAGATGTGGATGGTTTGCATACCATTAACGCAGGTAAATTGTTCACCAAACAACCTGGGGTCGTTCCTGCAACACCACTGGGTGTCATGATGTTACTTAATCATTATAAAATACAGACTGAAGGCAAATACGCTGTCGTCGTTGGCAGATCTAATCTAGTTGGGATGCCACTGGCGAAACTGTTGAATGACGCCGACGCGACAGTAACAGTCGTTCACCGTAAAACCACTGATTTAGCATCCTTTACCAGACAAGCCGATATCTTATGTGTCGCGGTTGGGAAACCCAATTTCATCACCAAAGACATGGTTAAACCAGGAGCTGTTGTCGTAGATGTCGGGATCAACCGTGTTGGTGATATCTTGGTTGGTGATGTGGATTTTGAAGGGGTTAAAGATGTTGCATATTACATCACACCAGTCCCTGGTGGGGTTGGTCCAATGACCATTTCAGCACTGTTATTTAACGTGCTATTTCAATATGAGGTAAAACACCATGATTGA
- the purB gene encoding adenylosuccinate lyase, translated as MIDRYSRKVMKELWSEKARYDALLLVEKKASEAWFKLGLITQSELKDILEATYDLDEVKALEAETKHDIIAFTRNLSERMTSDAKKWIHYGLTSTDVVDTAYGVVFKKVNEVLLSDIEAFMAVLKKKAYQYKDTICVGRTHGIHADLTSFGLKWALWYDEMGRNLNRFKAACEDIEMGKISGAVGNFANVPPFIQDDVCASLGLKSASISTQVLQRDSHAHYIHVLALIGSTLEKIAVEIRHLSRTEVGEVREPFSQKQKGSSAMPHKKNPITSENISGCARLLRGYTIPAFENIALWHERDISHSSVERVIFADATTLLDYILVRYMDTLEHLNVYPNQMLENIEFTKGALYAQRFMNVLIEKYQYHREEAYDFIQGVASYAIEHRVAISDLLQNHEDFKSVHPMTQSDIEAAMSNDYYLKQVDSIYARVFR; from the coding sequence ATGATTGATCGCTATTCAAGAAAAGTAATGAAGGAACTTTGGAGTGAAAAAGCCCGATACGACGCTTTATTATTGGTCGAAAAAAAGGCTTCTGAAGCGTGGTTTAAATTAGGGCTCATTACCCAATCCGAACTCAAAGACATTCTTGAGGCGACCTATGATTTAGATGAAGTCAAAGCACTAGAAGCTGAAACTAAACACGACATCATCGCGTTTACGCGCAACTTATCCGAACGGATGACAAGCGATGCGAAAAAATGGATTCATTACGGATTAACATCTACAGATGTTGTCGATACAGCCTATGGGGTTGTGTTCAAAAAAGTGAATGAGGTTTTATTGTCTGATATCGAAGCATTCATGGCTGTATTAAAGAAAAAAGCTTATCAATACAAAGATACCATTTGCGTCGGTAGAACCCATGGGATACATGCAGATTTGACATCCTTCGGCCTAAAATGGGCTTTATGGTACGATGAAATGGGTCGTAATCTTAATCGATTTAAAGCCGCATGTGAAGACATCGAAATGGGGAAAATCAGTGGTGCTGTTGGCAATTTCGCCAATGTGCCACCCTTTATACAGGATGATGTATGCGCATCTTTAGGTTTAAAATCCGCATCGATTTCAACCCAGGTTTTACAACGAGATTCCCATGCGCACTACATCCATGTGCTCGCATTGATCGGTTCGACTTTGGAAAAAATCGCGGTTGAAATCCGTCATTTATCGCGTACCGAAGTGGGTGAAGTGAGAGAACCTTTTAGTCAAAAACAAAAGGGCTCATCGGCGATGCCACACAAGAAAAACCCAATCACCAGCGAAAATATTTCAGGGTGCGCAAGGCTTTTAAGAGGGTATACAATCCCAGCTTTTGAAAACATCGCTTTATGGCATGAGAGAGACATTTCACATTCATCGGTTGAACGTGTCATATTCGCTGACGCCACCACTTTGTTAGACTATATTTTAGTCCGTTATATGGATACATTAGAACATCTAAACGTCTATCCAAATCAGATGTTAGAAAACATTGAATTCACGAAAGGTGCACTCTATGCACAACGATTCATGAATGTTTTAATAGAGAAGTATCAATACCACCGAGAAGAAGCTTACGATTTCATTCAAGGGGTAGCGAGCTACGCCATTGAACATCGAGTCGCGATATCCGATTTACTCCAAAACCATGAAGATTTCAAATCGGTTCACCCGATGACTCAATCAGACATTGAAGCAGCGATGTCGAACGACTATTATTTAAAACAAGTCGATTCGATTTACGCTCGCGTGTTTAGATAA
- a CDS encoding flavodoxin domain-containing protein: MSNVLVVYWTATGNTQAMAVKVAEGAKADLKEISEIAPEDALKYEKIAFGCPAMGDTFEEAEEFLEWYLQVEPGLEGKKIAIFGSYGWGSGEWMEDWSERVGQTTAVLFDQPLMANEAPSSDDEEACFAFGQRFAQF; the protein is encoded by the coding sequence ATGAGTAATGTATTAGTAGTATATTGGACAGCAACCGGTAATACCCAAGCTATGGCGGTTAAAGTTGCTGAAGGCGCGAAAGCAGACTTAAAAGAAATTAGTGAAATTGCACCTGAAGATGCACTTAAATATGAAAAGATTGCATTCGGATGCCCTGCAATGGGAGACACATTTGAAGAAGCTGAAGAGTTCCTAGAATGGTACCTTCAAGTTGAACCAGGCCTAGAAGGCAAGAAGATTGCGATCTTTGGTTCTTATGGTTGGGGTTCTGGTGAATGGATGGAAGACTGGTCTGAAAGAGTCGGTCAAACCACTGCAGTTTTATTCGATCAACCATTAATGGCGAATGAAGCACCAAGCTCAGACGATGAAGAAGCTTGCTTTGCATTCGGCCAACGTTTCGCACAATTCTAA
- a CDS encoding NCS2 family permease: MDRFFKLSENNTSISQEFVAGLTTFFAMVYIIFVNPMHLSATGMPWGAVFLATIFATVIGTLMMGLFANVPYAQAPGMGLNTFFAYTVVGGIGYGFGFSWQEALALVFICGIINMIITVTSIRRQLIIAIPKNLQSAISGGIGLFIAYIGLVNVQIIEFGAVPGLANFSNPSAVLTIIGVVLTLVLILLKVKGAILIGIVAATVIGIPMGVTNLSGIEFNVFEPFKEFPITFGAAFGGLGSLFSDVSKLPLALLALFAFSLTDTFDTVGTFVGTSKKSKIFTDEELYQMGTGKGFKTKVEKALFSDMVATTVGAVLGTSNVTTYVESAAGIEEGGRTGLTAVFVSAFFLLTIFISPLVGIVPAAATAPALIIVGILMSSSFGDVNWHSLEDAIPAFFTVVVMALAYNISYGIAFGFISYVIVKVTLRKAKEIHPILLASAIIFLVYFVFKALNGAGIF; the protein is encoded by the coding sequence ATGGATCGTTTTTTCAAATTGAGCGAAAATAACACCTCCATTAGCCAAGAATTCGTTGCTGGTCTAACCACATTCTTCGCTATGGTGTACATTATTTTCGTCAACCCAATGCACTTATCTGCAACAGGTATGCCTTGGGGTGCAGTATTCTTAGCAACCATCTTCGCTACCGTCATTGGTACCTTGATGATGGGATTATTCGCCAATGTGCCTTATGCTCAAGCCCCAGGTATGGGATTGAACACATTCTTCGCGTATACCGTCGTTGGTGGTATTGGTTATGGGTTTGGTTTCTCATGGCAAGAAGCGCTTGCTTTAGTCTTCATCTGCGGTATCATCAACATGATCATCACCGTCACAAGCATTCGTCGACAATTGATCATCGCGATTCCGAAGAATTTACAAAGCGCTATCTCTGGTGGTATTGGTTTATTCATCGCTTATATCGGTTTAGTCAACGTACAAATCATCGAGTTTGGTGCAGTACCTGGATTGGCTAATTTTTCTAACCCATCTGCAGTATTAACCATCATCGGTGTTGTCTTAACCTTAGTACTCATCTTATTAAAGGTTAAAGGGGCTATCCTTATTGGGATCGTTGCTGCTACAGTCATCGGTATTCCGATGGGTGTTACCAACCTTTCAGGCATTGAATTCAATGTATTTGAACCATTCAAAGAATTCCCAATCACTTTTGGTGCTGCCTTTGGTGGTCTAGGTTCCTTATTCTCAGACGTTTCTAAATTGCCTTTAGCATTACTCGCATTATTCGCATTCAGCTTAACCGATACCTTTGATACCGTAGGTACATTCGTCGGTACTTCTAAAAAATCCAAAATCTTTACCGATGAAGAACTCTATCAAATGGGTACTGGTAAAGGCTTCAAAACTAAAGTTGAAAAAGCATTGTTCTCTGACATGGTCGCAACCACTGTAGGCGCTGTCTTAGGGACCTCTAACGTCACCACATATGTGGAAAGTGCTGCTGGTATCGAAGAAGGCGGTAGAACTGGCTTAACCGCTGTGTTCGTCTCTGCATTCTTCCTATTAACCATCTTCATTTCTCCATTGGTCGGTATCGTGCCTGCAGCTGCAACAGCACCTGCACTCATCATCGTTGGTATCTTGATGTCTTCTAGCTTTGGAGATGTCAATTGGCATTCACTTGAAGATGCAATCCCTGCATTCTTCACCGTGGTCGTCATGGCACTCGCCTACAACATTTCTTATGGTATCGCATTCGGTTTTATCTCTTATGTGATCGTAAAAGTGACTTTACGTAAGGCTAAAGAAATTCACCCTATCTTATTAGCATCCGCAATCATTTTCTTAGTATATTTTGTCTTCAAAGCCTTAAATGGCGCAGGCATCTTCTAA
- a CDS encoding inorganic diphosphatase, translating to MNIWHDIDEKRISKERFVACIEISKGSKKKYELDKETGMIILDRVLYTSAHYPANYGFIPRTYAGDNDPLDVLVLCQEDIEPLSLVNCYAIGVIKMIDSDQVDEKIIAIAIGDPSLTQYKDISELPAHLLNEMGHFFEIYKSLEGKKTYILDIGDKSVAEEIIQDSMKRYKEIFNK from the coding sequence ATGAATATTTGGCACGATATTGACGAAAAACGAATTTCAAAAGAACGCTTTGTTGCATGTATCGAAATATCCAAAGGTAGTAAGAAAAAATACGAACTAGATAAAGAGACAGGTATGATTATCCTTGACAGAGTGTTATATACCTCTGCCCACTATCCAGCGAATTATGGATTTATTCCAAGAACATACGCTGGTGATAATGACCCCCTTGATGTTTTAGTATTATGCCAGGAAGACATTGAACCGTTGAGCTTAGTGAACTGCTATGCCATCGGTGTCATCAAAATGATCGATTCAGACCAAGTTGACGAAAAAATCATCGCCATCGCAATCGGTGACCCATCGTTAACCCAATACAAAGACATTTCGGAATTACCCGCCCATTTACTCAATGAAATGGGACACTTTTTTGAGATTTACAAGTCACTTGAAGGTAAAAAGACATACATATTAGATATCGGCGACAAATCGGTTGCGGAAGAAATCATTCAAGATTCAATGAAACGATATAAGGAAATTTTCAACAAATAA
- a CDS encoding YebC/PmpR family DNA-binding transcriptional regulator, with translation MGRAFEVRKASMAKTAAARSKVYAKYGREIYMAAKAGVPDPEMNQVLKRVIERAKKDQVSADVIHRAIEKAKGGSEDNYIGARYEGFGPGASQLVVECLTDNVNRTVAEVKTCFNKTGGKMGSVLHMFESKSVFTFKGTEDEVLMVLLDAGVDVSDYEVDEEYITLYAEPTAYSEVRTALKNAMPDLEFEEDEIKWLPLAATELTDEKEQEQFQRLLDMLDELDDVQSVYHNIK, from the coding sequence ATGGGAAGAGCATTTGAAGTAAGAAAAGCATCGATGGCAAAGACCGCCGCTGCGAGAAGTAAGGTATACGCAAAGTACGGTAGAGAAATTTACATGGCCGCTAAAGCAGGTGTACCTGACCCAGAAATGAACCAAGTTTTAAAGAGGGTCATCGAAAGAGCGAAGAAAGACCAAGTGTCTGCCGACGTCATTCATAGAGCGATTGAAAAAGCCAAAGGTGGTTCTGAAGATAACTACATTGGTGCACGTTATGAAGGTTTCGGACCAGGCGCATCCCAATTGGTTGTGGAATGTTTAACAGACAACGTCAATAGAACGGTTGCTGAAGTGAAGACATGTTTTAACAAAACAGGCGGAAAAATGGGTTCCGTATTACACATGTTTGAATCCAAATCCGTGTTCACATTCAAAGGCACTGAAGATGAAGTTTTAATGGTATTACTAGATGCTGGTGTCGACGTTTCAGACTATGAAGTCGATGAAGAATACATCACATTATATGCTGAACCAACTGCCTATAGTGAAGTCAGAACCGCGTTAAAAAATGCGATGCCAGACCTTGAATTCGAAGAAGACGAAATCAAATGGTTACCACTAGCTGCGACTGAATTAACCGATGAAAAAGAACAAGAACAATTCCAACGCTTACTCGATATGTTGGATGAATTGGACGATGTTCAATCGGTTTATCACAACATCAAATAG